In Shewanella glacialimarina, the genomic stretch GTTATCGCAACCAAGGAAGAGCCCACTGTAGAATTTATTCATCAATTGGCACGAGAAGGTTTATCGAAGATGGGACATCATGGTCCCATGACATCCATGGGGGTGCCACGTTATCAACTACCACACTGGGATGATCTACAGATCATGGTTGCACAGATGGCAAACAAACCGCTTATGGAAAATGTGGCTGTAAATACTGAACTAGTCATAGGTCCTATGGCCAAAAGGCCGCTTAAGCTCAATATCCCACTGTTTGTATCTGATATGAGTTTTGGGGCTCTATCTGAAGAAGCAAAAATTGCTTTAGCAACAGGAGCCGAACTTGCGGGAACAGGTATTTGCTCAGGAGAAGGTGGGATGTTACCTGAAGAGCAGGCCGCGAACTCAAAATATTTTTACGAGCTGGCAAGTGCGGGGTTTGGGTATGACGAGTCAAAACTCAAAAATGTTCAGGCGTTCCATTTTAAAGGCGGGCAAGGCGCAAAAACAGGAACAGGTGGCCATTTACCCGGTAACAAAAATATAGGTAGAATTTCTGAAGTTCGCGGCATTGGGGAAGGTACTCCAGCCATTTCTCCACCAACGTTTAAAGATTTACATACGGCTGCAGACTTTAAAATTTTTGCAGATCGTGTCCGTGAAGTTACTGGTGGCATTCCCATTGGATTTAAACTCAGTGCTAATCATATCGAAGAAGATATTCAATTCGCATTAGATGCAAGTGCAGATTACATTATTTTGGATGGTCGAGGTGGTGGTACAGGCGCAGCTCCTGAAATGTTTAGAGACCACATTAGCGTACCAACTATTCCTGCACTTGCTCGTGCTCGAAAGTATCTCGATGAGCAGGGAGTTAGTGGCAAAGTCACGCTAATTATTACTGGAGGTTTACGGGTTCCAATAGACTTTGTTAAAGCGTTAGCCTTAGGCGCTGATGGTGTTGCTATATCAAACAGTGCTATGCAGGCTATAGGCTGTGTAGCCGCTAGAATATGTAATACCAATAACTGTCCAGCGGGTATTGCTACCCAGAAAAAAGACTTACGCCAACGCTTAAATATTGAAAAATCGGCCGTGCAGCTCAAAAACTTTTTTGAAGCATCGACTGAATTAATGTCAGTAATGGCCAGAGCATGTGGCCACGATTCATTTGAAAAATTCAATCCAAATGACTTAGCTACTTGGCATAGAGAAATGGCACTACTAGCTGGAGTGAAATACTCTGGGATAGGAGTTAGATAAAAGTTGGTGGGTTCAGCTCCTTTTGCCATTCCACCTCTAGATCTATCTTTATTTTGGCGCGTCAGCTCCTAGTGATAAAGTCGTCCTTTTTGAGGCGACTTTTTTACTTCTATTATAAAGGTCACAGCAAGCTGAAATTGAGCATGAAATAAGTTGTATCTTACTACTAAATACCTATGATGATAAATCAATTGGTTATAGGTTATTTACACGGAAAGTTAACACATGCATGTACCAGAGAAATGGCAGATGAACAGCTTAACTGATATGCATCAGTTTATAGCACAACATGGTTTTGCGGTTGTTATGTCATCTAATTTAGAAGCCTCGCATATTCCGCTGGTATTGAAAGCAGCTGAGGGTGAATATGGGGTACTTTACGGCCATTTAGCACACAGCAATCCACATTGGAAAGATATTATAGACAGTTCAGTACTGTGTATTTTCAATGGCCCTCATGCCTATATTTCACCTACCTGGTATCACGCCTCCCCTGCTGTACCCACCTGGAATTACAGTGTCGTACATGCTAAAGGCACGGTTGAGTTCACCGACGATAAAACCACAATGGCGATATTAGAAACAACAATACAGAAATATGAACCGAGTTTATTAACACCCACCCCTGAAAGCCCTGAAGGTTTTATCCCAAAGCAATTTCAAGATAAGTTAGCCAAAGGGATTGTCGGGTTTAAAATTGTGATTACTGAACTACAAGGTAAACAAAAGCTTGGCCAGCATAGAAGCTCACTTGATCAACTCGGAGTGATTGCAGGCTTGTCAAAGTCTACCGGCATAAATGAGCAACAGTTGTTGAAGTACATGGTCGATAATAATATTGCGCTAGGTTAGAAGTAAGCATTTTCCCTAGCGACTTTTAGCTAAACAGCATGATGTAGATGCTCAACCTAACGACTTGGCTCAAAGGCATCGTATCTGGGTAACTGGGCGTCTAAATCTTCCCAGTTTGCTTTGGATGAAACAAAGTTGTGCGAAATAGGTCTTTCAATGATGTCCGTATCAAGTATACCGAGTCTAATTCTATAACGCTGTGGGTCTTGCTCGTTTGAACTGTAAACGGGTGAGCCGCAATGACTGCAAAAGTGCCGGTTTCGACCAGGCTTAAATGTAAATGTGCTTAAACTATTTCTACCCGATAAGATGTCAAAATCAGCCGCATTAATAAAGCCATTTGTAGCGAAGGCAGTACCACTGTTTTTTCGACATAAAGAGCAGTGACAATGAATAATGTCACTTATTTTGCCCTTTATCGTTATGTTAACCTCGCCGCACAAACACTTTCCTTGATACATAATCAGTATTCACCCTGCTCTATAAAAATTTCCAGTCAAACTAAAATCAGTCTGCCCCCAAAATAGCATGCTTAATGGTTATATTTAACCTGATTTAACGCTTGTGAAGACTCATTACTAATGCAGTTTTTTATTATGGTTATCTTCACTGTCATATGACACTTGGCGAATATCAATGGTCACCTTAATGCTTAACAGCTTTTTTTGGATAAGTTTACTGAGAGCATCATTTTCAGGTGATGCCATAAAACGGTTGAGGTTATAAGGCGTATCGAAGACACATATAACCTGTAAGCTTTTAGGAAAGTCTCTGTAATTAACAATATGGGTTAACCATTCAAAACCGCTGTATTCATTTAGGGCGATTTCACACACCTGGGTTAACACTTGTCGAATTTGATTGTCTATTTTTTTATCGGTTTTACGCATATATCACAGTGACCCAAAATTCAAATAACAGCTGGAAGGTGGAATAATTTAGCCAGTGTAGCAAAGTTCGCTGATACCATTTAACATAAAAAAGCCCACCCCCTTTCGGGACTGGGCTTTAAAATCAAAAAACGCCTCAATTAACAATGTACATTAACGCGTTCTTAGTCGATTAATTACATCTTTGTTTGCAGGTAATTCTGCAAACCAACACGCTCAATTAAACGTAATTGTTTTTCTAACCAGTACATGTGATCAGATTCGGTATCATCCAATAAGACTTCTAAAATCTCACGGGTTTGATAATCACCTTTCTCTTCACATAGCTTAATCACTTTACGTAAATCATCCGCCACTTTGTATTCATACTGTAGGTCGTTAGTTAGCATTTCTTGCACATCTTTACCGATGTTTAATGCTTCGCGGCTAGCGACGTCTGGCGTGCCTTCTAAAAACAAAATGCGCTGCACTAGTTTAGCTGCATGGGCTTTCTCGTCATCTGATTCATGTAATATACGGGTATATAATTCGTCAAATCCCCAATCTTCATACATATGAGCATGTACAAAATATTGATCCATTGCTGATAACTCACCGGTTAACAAGCTGTTTAATGCGTCAATAACTTCTGGATTGCCTTTCATAATATTGTCCTATTAATCTTTAATTTGAGATTGAAGATAGTTTTGAATACCGACTTGTACTATCTGTTCTTGCTGAGATTCAATCCAATCTAAATGTTCTTCTTCATCTTCAAGCAGATCTTCAAGCAAATCACGGGTAACGTAATCTTGTTCTGTTTCACACAATTTGATCACATCACGTAATGCAGCAATTTGCTCAGTTACCGCTTCTTTATCACAGCCCAACATTTCTTCGGCATCTTCACCAATACGCAGTTTGTCTAGTTGCTGTAAATTCGGTAATCCCTCAAGAAATAACACCCGCTCAATAAGCTTGTCTGCGTGTTTCATGTCTTGAATTGATTTCTTGTATTCTTTTTCGTTTAGCTTCTCTAAACCCCAGTGCTTAAACATACGCGCATGTAAAAAGTATTGGTTAATGGCGGTCAGTTCGAAAGTTAATACGCGGTTTAACTGACTAATGACTTTTGGATGACCTTTCATAATGATGTCCTTGATAGCTTAACTTGATCTGGATCAATTTAAGCTAGGATAGTACACCTCAAGCCGCATTGCAAATTATCCTTTAAATTCATACACATAGTATTGATAACCATTATCATTATAACTAAGGTTTGTAAACTAGATACAAATATCAGGCATAAAAAAAGCCTTCAAAATGAAGGCTCTTTACAATATAAACAACTCGTATGTTAACCAGTGATACGCTTATGCAACTCTTGAATCGAGTTTACATTGGTACGATCATCTGCGGCATGTGCTAAGCAAGTCGCAAATGCTGCATTCAATGTTGTAGTGTAATTCACTTTGTAGCGCAGTGCACCGCGACGAATTTGACGTGAATCTTCAATCGCCTGGCGACCTTCAGTCGTGTTGATAATGTAGGTGTATTCATCATTCTTAATACGGTCAAGAATGTGTGGACGACCTTCATGTACCTTGTTGACTAAACGAGGGTTAATTCCCGCTTCACCCAATACCACTGCGGTACCGTGTGTTGCGTCAATCTCATAACCTAGTTCAATTAACTTAGCCGCTAATGCTGCTACACGCTTTTTATCACTGTTACGTACTGATAATAAAGCACGTCCAGATTTAGGTACTTCAGATGTCGCACCTAATTGCGCTTTAGCATATGCTTCTGCGAAGGTTTCACCCACACCCATCACTTCACCTGTAGAACGCATTTCAGGCCCTAATAAAGGGTCTACGCCTGGGAATTTATTGAAGGGTAATACTACCTCTTTTACAGAGAAATAAGGTGGGATAACTTCTTTAGTGAAATTTTGCGATTTCAAGCTTTGGCCAGCCATCACTCGTGCAGCTATCTTAGCTAATGGCACGCCGGTTGCTTTTGACACAAAAGGAACGGTACGGGCTGCACGCGGGTTAACTTCAATCATATAGATTTCGTTATCTTTCACGGCAAACTGTACGTTCATCAAGCCAATAACACCTAATTCAAATGCAAGCTTTGATACTTGCTCACGCATTTGCGCTTGAATTTCAGCACTTAAGCTATATGGCGGTAATGAACAGCCTGAGTCACCAGAGTGAACACCAGCTTGTTCAATATGCTCCATAATGGCGCCAACAACGACGGTTTCGCCGTCACATACCGCATCAATATCCACTTCAATCGCATCATCTAAGAAGTGATCAAGTAGTACCGGTGATGCGTTAGAGACTTTAACTGCTTCATTGAAGTAGCGCAGCAAATCTTGCTTGTCGTAAACGATTTCCATCGCACGACCACCCAATACATAAGATGGACGAACAACTAACGGATAACCGATAATTTCCGCTTCAATCACAGCACTTTCAACAGTCGTGACTGTCGCGTTTTGTGGCTGCTTCATGTTTAAGCGTTGAATAGCTTGTTGGAAACGCTCGCGGTCTTCAGCACGGTCAATCGCATCTGGGCTAGTACCAATAATAGGCACCCCAGCGGCTTCTAATTCACGGGCTAATTTAAGCGGAGTTTGACCACCGTATTGTACGATGACGCCTTTTGGCTTCTCGATACGGACGATTTCTAACACGTCTTCTAACGTAACAGGTTCAAAGTATAAGCGGTCAGATGTATCGTAATCGGTTGATACCGTTTCAGGGTTACAGTTAACCATGATGGTTTCATAACCGTCTTCACGTAAGGCTAATGCTGCGTGTACACAGCAGTAGTCAAACTCAATACCTTGACCAATACGGTTTGGACCGCCACCCAAAATCATGATTTTGTCACGATTTGATGGGTTGGCTTCACACTCTTCTTCATACGTTGAGTACATGTAAGCTGTGTCGGTTGAAAATTCTGCTGCACAGGTATCTACACGTTTATATACCGGGTGAATATTATGGCGTTGACGTAGTTTACGGATCTCACTTTCGTTAACACCTAATACATCGGCTAAACGTGCATCAGAGAAACCTTTACGCTTTAACTGACGTAAGTAGTTTTGCTCTAAACCTGACATACCAAGCACAGCCACTTTGGCTTCTTGGGCAATCAAATCTTCGATTTGAACCAGGAACCAGTGGTCAACGTTAGTCAAAGTGAAGATATCATCGCGGCTTAAACCAGCACGGAATGCATCGGCTATATACCAAATACGGTCACAACCTGGCTCTTTTAATTCATGACGAATACGTTGCATCGCATCTGGTGATTGTAAATCAACCACAGAATCAAAACCGTTACGACCCACTTCAAGGCCGCGTAACGCTTTTTGCAATGACTCTTGGAAAGTACGGCCAATCGCCATAACTTCACCAACAGACTTCATTTGAGTGGTTAAACGATCATTTGCACCGGCGAACTTTTCAAAGTTAAAGCGCGGTATTTTGGTGACAACATAGTCGATAGCAGGTTCAAACGATGCCGGTGTTTTACCACCGGTAATATCATTGCTGAGCTCATCTAATGTGTAACCTACAGCCAATTTAGCGGCAATTTTAGCAATCGGGAAACCCGTTGCTTTAGACGCTAATGCAGATGAGCGCGATACGCGCGGGTTCATCTCAATAATGACCATACGGCCAGTATTAGGACAGATACCAAATTGTACGTTTGAACCACCGGTTTCAACACCAATTTCACGCAATACCGCTAACGAAGCGTTACGCATTAATTGGTATTCTTTATCGGTAAGGGTTTGTGCCGGAGCTACGGTAATTGAGTCACCGGTGTGAACACCCATCGCATCGAAGTTTTCGATAGTACAGACGATAATACAGTTATCGTTGCGGTCACGAACCACTTCCATTTCATATTCTTTCCAACCAATTAATGATTCATCAATCAATAATTCGTTAGTTGGCGACAGGTCCAAGCCTTGAGAACAAATCTCTTCAAACTCTTCTTTGTTGTAGGCTATACCACCGCCGCTGCCACCCATGGTGAAAGATGGACGAATAATACAGGGGAAGCCCACCATATCTAATACGCCATACGCTTCATCCATATTATGAGCAATACCGGCACGCGGGCAGTCTAAACCAATGGACTTCATCGCTTTGTCAAAACGGCTACGATCTTCAGCTTTATCAATTGCGTCAGCTGTCGCGCCTATCATTTCAACATTAAATTCTTTCAGTACGCCTTTAGCTTCAAGCTGAAGTGCGCAGTTCAGAGCCGTTTGTCCACCCATAGTCGGTAGAATGGCATCTGGACGCTCTTTAGCAATAATGTTGCGTACTACTTCCCAATGAATTGGCTCGATATAAGTCGCATCGGCCATATCAGGGTCGGTCATAATGGTTGCTGGGTTAGAGTTAACTAGAATGACGCGGTAGCCTTCTTCACGAAGGGCTTTACAGGCTTGAGCACCTGAATAATCGAATTCACACGCCTGACCAATTACAATTGGTCCGGCACCTAGGATAAGAATACTTTTTATATCGGTACGTTTTGGCATTGCTTTTCTCTTCTCCTAGATAACTATTTAGCGTGCTGACGATATTGCTCAATAAGCTCGATAAAATGATCGAACAGAGGCGCAGCATCGGTTGGCCCAGGGCTGGCTTCAGGGTGACCCTGGAAGCTAAACGCAGGCTTGTCGGTTAAATGGATACCTTGTAAAGAGCCGTCAAATAATGACTTGTGGGTCACTTTGATATTGGCTGGCAATGTGGTTTCATCCGCGGCAAAACCATGGTTTTGACTGGTAATCATCACAGTACCTTTTTCAACATTGCTCACAGGGTGGTTTGCACCGTGGTGACCAAATTTCATCTTTAAGGTTTTAGCGCCTGAGGCTAATGCTAATAATTGATGGCCTAAACAAATTCCAAAAACAGGGATTTCTGTTGTTAAGATTTGTTGAATAGCGTTAATGGCATAGTCACATGGTTCTGGATCGCCTGGACCGTTTGATAGAAACACTCCATCAGGGTTCATGGCTAAGACATCGGCAGCGGAGGTTTGCGCTGGCACCACGGTGACATCACAACCACGGTCAACTAGCATGCGTAAAATGTTACGTTTTACACCGTAATCATAGGCAACAACTTTGTATTTCAATTCTTTCTCTGGTGTATCAGAAGGTAAACCCCCTTCTAATTTCCAGCTACCATTTCGCCATTGATAGGCTTTATCAGTAGTAACTTCTTTGGCTAAATCCATGCCTTTTAAGCCAGGAAATGCTTTTGCTTGTGCAAGCGCTTTTGCTTCGTCCAGGTCACCCACCATAATACAACCGGCTTGGGCGCCTTTTTCACGCAGGATACGGGTTAATTTTCGGGTATCGATATCCGCAATGCCAACAACATTATTAGCTTTTAGGTAATCACCTAAAGATTGTTGGTTACGGAAGTTACTAGCAATTAACGGTAAATCGCGAATGATAAGACCACAAGCATGAACCGAGTCCGATTCAGTGTCTTCGTCATTAGTACCGGTGTTACCGATATGCGGATACGTTAAAGTTACTATTTGGCGTGAATATGATGGATCCGTTAATATTTCTTGGTATCCGGTCATTGAAGTGTTAAAAACCACTTCACCAACTGAAATACCTGATGCACCAATTGCAGTGCCAGAAAATACGGTTCCATCTTCGAGTACGAGTAAGGCAGACTGTGTCAACGCGACCTCCAGAAAAGAGCCAAGCCATTGAAATTATTTTATTTTATTTTGCACTAAGATACCAATTTCCGCTGTTTTACGAAATTTTGACAAATTTCAGCGATTTTACAGGAATACTGTAATTTCGTCTACACATGGAAAAAGGTTTTTCAAAAAAAACCACCATATCTAATGGTGGTTTTTAATTTAATCATTTAGTCCAAGGACCTGCTGCATATCATACAGACCCGGATTTTGATCATATAGCCAGTAAGCTGCACGCATTGCGCCATTGGCGAATGTCATTCGGCTTGATGCTTTATGAGTTATTTCTAAACGCTCACCAATATCGGCAAACATTGCGGTATGTTCACCGACTAAATCACCTGCACGAATCGTTGAGAAACCAATGGTGTCACGCGAACGCTCACCAGTAATACCTTCGCGGCCATAAACGGCGCACTTCTCAAGATCGCGTCCAAGAGTATTGGCGATCACTTCACCCATTTTAAGTGCTGTGCCAGATGGCGCATCTTTCTTAAAACGGTGATGACCTTCAATGATCTCAATATCGGTATAATCACCCATCACTTCTGCAGCTAGTTCTAACAACTTCCACATCAAGTTAACGCCGACTGACATATTAGGCGCAAATACCACAGGGGTTTGCTCTGCATATGCACCAATAAGCTCTTTTTGAGCATGGTTAAATCCAGTTGTCCCTAATACAATGGCTTTGCGATTTCGCGCACACCAGTCAAGGTGGATAATAGAGGCTTCAGGTGAAGTAAAATCAATTAATACATCAAAATTATCAGCCACACTGTCTAATGAGTCAGTGATAGCAACATCCATTGAACCTACACCAGCCAGTTCACCCGCATCAACACCAATTAAGGTTGAGCCTGAACGTTCTATTGCCGCGCCAAGATGGATAACTTCTTGATGTTTAGCTGACTCAATTAATGTGCGACCCATACGGCCACTGGCACCCACAACGGCGACTCTTACTTTTGCAGTCATATGTTCTCCCAGTGAAAGCTTACTCAGCATCTCACATTTGATATTGAGGCTTAATACAAAAAATTGGCTATATACAAAAACGCCTAAGTCATCTTAGGCGTTTTTATGATTATTAGAGAATGTCTAACAATTCAACTTCAAACACTAATGCAGTGTATGGAGGAATAGATGCACCTGCACCACGCTCGCCGTAAGCTAAGTGATGTGGGACAAATAATTTGAGCTTAGTGCCTACAGGCATAAGCTGTAATGCTTCAGTCCAACCAGCGATAACGCCAGATACAGGGAATTCAGCAGGTTGACCACGAGTCACTGAACTGTCGAATACTTCACCATTGATGAAAGTACCGTGGTAGTGAGTGCGAACTGTTGAGTCAAACGTTGGCTTTTCGCCTTCGCCTTGCACTAGTACTTCATATTGAAGACCAGATTCTGTTACCGTTACGCCATCACGTTTAGCATTATCAGCTAAAAATGCATCAGCTTCTGCAGTTGCATTTTCTGCAGCAGCTTCTTGTGCAGCTTGTAAACGACGGCTAATTTCAGTAAAAGCAGTTTGCAAGTCTTCCATAGACACTTGGCTTTCTTTTCCTGAAAACGCATCAGCTAAACCAGCTTGAACAGCAGGGATATCAATTCCTTCAAAAGGATTTGCAGCAAGTTGCTCACCCATTTGACGACCTACACCATAACTTGCATGCTGCTCCATTGTGCTGAACACATCTGACATAATTTCTTTCTCTCATTGATCAAATAAAAATTTGCACGGAGTCTATCACATTTAATTCGCCCATGCTGTGAAAAAGCCTCACAATCGGGCTATTTTGAGCCATTGATTTTACACTCAGCCAAAGACTGTTTTCTAGCTTGAGTATAAAGTGGCATCGCTTGAGTTTGTGCTGCTTGTAAGTCTTCAATTCGACTGCTGTGTGAAGGATGCGTTGACAATAGCTCAGGCCCTTGCGCGCCTCCGGCTTTGGCCATGTTTTGCCACAAGGTGATACTTTGTGCTGGGTTAAAGCCCGCTTTAGCCATTAGCTCAAGGCCAACGATATCAGCCTCTGATTCTTGGCTACGGCCAAAGGGTAATATAATGCCTACTTTAGCGCCTAAGCCAAGCCCTGCCATATATAAATCTTTATTGGCAATACCCGATGCACCGATTGCTGCATCAGCAGCCTGCATTCCTAAACCGGTAAGCTGAGCACGGGACACTTGCTCATTACTATGTTGCGCTAATACATGTGCCACTTCGTGCCCCATCACTGTTGCTAGCTGATCTTGATTAGCTGCAACATTTAATAAACCGGTGTACACACCAATATGGCCACCCGGCAATGCAAAAGCATTCACTTGATCAGAGTCAAACAATACCACTTCCCATTGTTGGCTTTGATCCGGTAGTACTGCGGTAATGCGTTTAGCGATGCAATTCACGTAAGCGGTTTTGTTTTTATCTTTACTTATTTTTTGGTCTTGCTTCATGGTTTCAAAAGACTGTGCCCCCATTTGCTGCATTTGAGCATCTGAAAACAGCAAGGTTTGGCTTCTGCCTGTGGGTGATTTTGTACTAACACATCCAACCAATAAAGTTGAAATCGCCGCTGCAAGTATGAGTTGCTTCATATTTTCATCCTTTAAATTAAACTAATAATAGCTAGGGTCTGTTTTCGCTCTGGTGATGTTAAACCAGCATTGCATAAACGACCATGACGTTAAATAATTGTCCTTGCAGCCCATTGTGACTTGCAAATAGCCGCGTGACATGTCGTTGAGTTTTGGGCCTCAAAAAATATCGCTTATTGTGCTGATTTTCTTTTAGAAAAATCGCCAGCCCCTCGTTTACTTGCGGTGCGCCGATTCGCTTTTTTATCTCGAGGAGCACGCTTGCTGGTCGAATTTGTGACTAGGTCTGTCACCGGAAAGTCTACCAACGTAGCCAATGGTAGAACTTGACCCGTTAATTGCCGAATAGCCTCTAAACTGACTAATTCCAAGTGACTCACCAAAGACAAGGCCACACCACTTAGGCCAGCCCTTGCGGTGCGGCCAATACGATGAACGTACACCTCAGCTTGGTTTGGTAAATCAAAATTAATTACTACGGGCAAAGCATCGATATGAATACCACGCGCCATTACATCTGTAGCCACTAACACACTCAGTTGCTGGGTTTTAAAATCGTTCAATGTTTGGCTGCGTAACGCTTGATCTTTATCACCGTGCAGTGCTGCTGCGTTAATACCCGCTTTAAGTAATTTTCGACACAAAGCATCGGCATCATCTTTAGCATTAACAAATACCAAAACCTGCGACCAATGGTGCAACTTAATCTGTTCGATCAGTATTTTTGCTTTACTGCCTTTATTGACGTGATAAATCGTTTGGCTAATATCTTCTACCGCGCTATTTAAGGCATTAGCCTCTAAGCGTATTGTTGATGATGACAACACAGTCTTCACCAACTCATCTAACGTTGCAGGCATAGTTGCCGAAAACATTAGTGTTTGCCTTTTAGGCATAAGTGCCAGTAGCGCATTAATATCGGCAATAAAGCCCATATCTAATAATCTGTCAGCTTCATCAAACACGACACATTGTAGCTGTTCAAATTGAATAACACCTTGCTGTGCTAGCGCTAATAATCGCCCCGGTGTAGCAACAATTAATTCTGCAGGGGATGTTAGTCGCTCAACTTGTTGGGTTATATCTTCACCACCACATAAGACATCCACTCGTAAGCCGACGGCTTGCGCTAATGGGGTTAAATTTTGACAAACTTGCGCCGCCAACTCTCTAGTCGGTGCAATAATTACGGCTAATATATTGGGTGTTTGCTGACTTAACTCTGATGTGCCACTTTGTGATGCCGCAATACGATGCAATACGGGTAAACCAAAAGCATAGGTTTTACCACTGCCCGTTTGCGCCAATGCCAGTACATCTTTACCGCTCAAAATAGCGGGAATAGCCTGTTTTTGTATTGCACTAGGTTCACTCACCAAGGAAGGTAACGATTTAACGAGTTTAGGATTGAGCGTAAATAATGAAAAACCCATGCGGTATCGCCTAATTTTCTGTGGCTAAAGTTAACATTCGTCATAATGATAACGCGCTAACAATAAACTCAATACGCATATTGAGTATCAATAAAAAAGGCTGTTTACCCAAAGTAAACAGCCTTTAACTTAGAACCCTATTTATCTAACCTACCTTAATAGGGATCCATAATAACGATTAGCTGTTCAAGTCTTGGAAGAACTTTTTCACACCATCAAAAAAACCTTCAGCTTTAGGGCTATGTTTTTTTGACTCGCCTGTTAAGGTTGCCTCAAACTCACGCAATAACTCTTTTTGCTTATCGTTTAAGTTAACCGGTGTTTCCATCACCACTTTACACAGTAAATCACCTACTGCATGGCTACGTACCGACTTCACCCCTTTACCGCGTAAACGGAACATGCGGCCAGTTTGGGTTTCCGTAGGAATTTTAAGGCTGACTTTACCGTCAAGTGTTGGCACTTCAATCTCACCGCCTAAGGCAGCTTTGCTGAATGAAATAGGCACTTCACAGTAGAGGTTATTTGCATCTCGAGTGAAAATATTGTGTTCACGTACACTGACCTGAACATATAAATCACCCGGAGGAGCACCAAACTCGCCCGCTTCACCCTCACCGGTTAAGCGAATTCTGTCACCCGTATCAACACCTGCAGGGATCTTAACCGACAATGTTTTGCTCTTTTCAACACGGCCTTCACCATGACACTTGCTACAAGGGTCTTTGATAATTTTGCCGCGACCTTGACACGTTGGACAGGCCTGTTGAACGGCAAAGAAGCCTTGGCGCATTTGCACCTGCCCTTGACCATGACAAGTGCCACATGTGGTGGCTTGAGTGCCTTTTTTCGCACCGCTACCATCACATAAGTCACAAGCAGCTAATGTTGGAATGCGCAGTTCCTTGGTTAGGCCGCGTACGGCTTCTTCAAGGGATAATTCTAAGTTGTAACGTAAGTCACTGCCGCGCGCCGCTTGACGCTGACCGCCACCA encodes the following:
- a CDS encoding glutamate synthase-related protein; translated protein: MTNPIIAAIAPKKVSLNKGEEYYFCACGRSNNQPFCDGSHAGTDFTPKPFTAQESGDAYLCQCKHTTNSPFCDGSHKQFDKEQVGKEGPGVQIQVTNVSNIPNVIATKEEPTVEFIHQLAREGLSKMGHHGPMTSMGVPRYQLPHWDDLQIMVAQMANKPLMENVAVNTELVIGPMAKRPLKLNIPLFVSDMSFGALSEEAKIALATGAELAGTGICSGEGGMLPEEQAANSKYFYELASAGFGYDESKLKNVQAFHFKGGQGAKTGTGGHLPGNKNIGRISEVRGIGEGTPAISPPTFKDLHTAADFKIFADRVREVTGGIPIGFKLSANHIEEDIQFALDASADYIILDGRGGGTGAAPEMFRDHISVPTIPALARARKYLDEQGVSGKVTLIITGGLRVPIDFVKALALGADGVAISNSAMQAIGCVAARICNTNNCPAGIATQKKDLRQRLNIEKSAVQLKNFFEASTELMSVMARACGHDSFEKFNPNDLATWHREMALLAGVKYSGIGVR
- a CDS encoding FMN-binding negative transcriptional regulator — encoded protein: MHVPEKWQMNSLTDMHQFIAQHGFAVVMSSNLEASHIPLVLKAAEGEYGVLYGHLAHSNPHWKDIIDSSVLCIFNGPHAYISPTWYHASPAVPTWNYSVVHAKGTVEFTDDKTTMAILETTIQKYEPSLLTPTPESPEGFIPKQFQDKLAKGIVGFKIVITELQGKQKLGQHRSSLDQLGVIAGLSKSTGINEQQLLKYMVDNNIALG
- a CDS encoding GFA family protein; this encodes MYQGKCLCGEVNITIKGKISDIIHCHCSLCRKNSGTAFATNGFINAADFDILSGRNSLSTFTFKPGRNRHFCSHCGSPVYSSNEQDPQRYRIRLGILDTDIIERPISHNFVSSKANWEDLDAQLPRYDAFEPSR
- a CDS encoding Fis family transcriptional regulator, which gives rise to MRKTDKKIDNQIRQVLTQVCEIALNEYSGFEWLTHIVNYRDFPKSLQVICVFDTPYNLNRFMASPENDALSKLIQKKLLSIKVTIDIRQVSYDSEDNHNKKLH
- the bfr gene encoding bacterioferritin, yielding MKGNPEVIDALNSLLTGELSAMDQYFVHAHMYEDWGFDELYTRILHESDDEKAHAAKLVQRILFLEGTPDVASREALNIGKDVQEMLTNDLQYEYKVADDLRKVIKLCEEKGDYQTREILEVLLDDTESDHMYWLEKQLRLIERVGLQNYLQTKM
- the bfr gene encoding bacterioferritin, which produces MKGHPKVISQLNRVLTFELTAINQYFLHARMFKHWGLEKLNEKEYKKSIQDMKHADKLIERVLFLEGLPNLQQLDKLRIGEDAEEMLGCDKEAVTEQIAALRDVIKLCETEQDYVTRDLLEDLLEDEEEHLDWIESQQEQIVQVGIQNYLQSQIKD